CCTTTCCCGGTCCAGTTTCAAGGGTGGGATGTTCTTGCCAGGCGCCATTTTCACGGTGATATTCTTGGCCTCCACAATGAGCGCCATTTCGATTATAACTTTCTCGACCAGCAACGGAAGGTCTTCAGACCGGAAATTATAAGTCATCATCCCGGCTTCCATTTTAGAAAGGTCCAGCAGAGAATTCACCATATCAATCAGGCGATGCACCTCCTCTGAAAGAGTTTTCATAATTCGTTGCTGGTTATTACTTATTGTCCCACCTACCCCATCCTGGAGAAGGCCTATCCCTTGCTTGATTGCGGTAAGTGGTGTACGCAGTTCATGGGACATGGCGGAAAAGAACTCGGACTTCATTGTATCTACCTGTTTCAACTTATGACACATGTCATTTAAGGCTATTGCCAATTGGGATATCTCAGGGGGCGATGTGACATTGAGATTATCTTCAAATATCCCTTTGGAAATGTCTTTTGTCTTTTCCATAAGAGCCATGAGAGGTTTGGTTATGCTTGTGGTGATCCGGAAAGAAATTCCTATTATAAGAACAATCGCAACGATTAGCATTATTATTACCAGATGGAGGGCATCGGCGGCAGCTTCCCTGACTTTACCCGTCCTTGTAAAAATATCTTCCTGGCTTTGCGCTTCCACTGCCCTCAAACGCTCCAGAATTTCTCGTACCATCTCCTGCTTCTTTCGATCATATTCCTGCTTGGAGCTAGGACGTTTTGCCGTAGATTTGTCAATCTCTTCATTGATCAGCGCCAGATATTGCGCGTAACTTGTTTCTATCTGGCTCAGCAGGCTCTTTTTTGCAGGGGTGTCGGCGATGCTCTTCGCCTTGGCGAGATACTTGTTGAAATCATTGCCGGCAAAGATAAATTCGTCGTGGAAAATAGGATCCATCGCAATAATATATTTTTTCTGATATGTCAGCTGAGACAGGAAGGAATCGGCCAGCTTCTTTCTGATATCCAACAGACGCTCATC
This is a stretch of genomic DNA from Syntrophobacterales bacterium. It encodes these proteins:
- a CDS encoding MCP four helix bundle domain-containing protein — protein: MKFTISNRLILSYLVIFFINGAVSVYAVLKLSQVSKETSTLFNIDERLLDIRKKLADSFLSQLTYQKKYIIAMDPIFHDEFIFAGNDFNKYLAKAKSIADTPAKKSLLSQIETSYAQYLALINEEIDKSTAKRPSSKQEYDRKKQEMVREILERLRAVEAQSQEDIFTRTGKVREAAADALHLVIIMLIVAIVLIIGISFRITTSITKPLMALMEKTKDISKGIFEDNLNVTSPPEISQLAIALNDMCHKLKQVDTMKSEFFSAMSHELRTPLTAIKQGIGLLQDGVGGTISNNQQRIMKTLSEEVHRLIDMVNSLLDLSKMEAGMMTYNFRSEDLPLLVEKVIIEMALIVEAKNITVKMAPGKNIPPLKLDRERILQALRNLIGNAAKFTPDGGQINLSCTYRDREVEFCVADTGPGIPKENLNAIFEKFHQLPVKASEWAKGTGLGLAFVKHIITAHGGKIWAESKLGQGSTFIFVLPS